The genomic region gaatttatttaatgaaaaatacagtaaaaacagtaatattgtgaaatattattaacatttaaaatatgttttttttattttaatatatttcatttatttctgtgatagcaaagctgaattttgagcatcattactccagtcacttcagaaatcattctaatatgctgatttggtgctcaagaaacatttattaccATTATCTcatttaaaaacagttgtgctgcttaatatttttctggaAACCGTGATAGATTtatagaaatttcaaaacagCATTATAAATAACGTTATAAATGTCTCAATGGTTACTTTTCatcaattgaatatatatatccttgctgaataaaaatattaatttatttaaaagtgccctcgaatgaaaaattgaatttatcttggcatagttaaataacaagagttcagtacatggaaatgacatacagtgagtctcaaactccattgtttcctccttcttatataaatctcatttgtttaaaagacctccgaagaacaggcgaatctcaacataacaccgactgttacgtaacagtcggggtgtacgcccccaatatttgcatatgccagcccacgtttccaacattatgaaaggcattagacaagggcagaacgcctggatctgtgcacaaccaaatcatcagactaggtaagcaagcaagaacaatagcgaaaaatggcagatggagcaataataactgacatgatccatgataacatgatatttttagtgatatttgtaaactgtctttctaaatgtttcgttagcatgttgctaatgtactgttaaatgtggttaaagttaccattggttattactgtattcacggagacaagagagccgtcgctattttcatttttaaacacttgcagtctgtataattcataaacacaacttcattctttataaatctctccaacagtgtagcattacctgttagccacggagcatagcctcaaactcattcaaaatcagaagtaaaaaatataacagtataaaatactcacataatccgacgcatgcatgccgcatgcatgacgaacactttgtaaagatccattttgagggttatattagctgtgtaaactttaaggcactgtttaaggcaagcgcgagctctgtgggcggagagcacgggatttaaaggggccgcagcataaaatcggctcgtttataatgatgccccaaaataggcagttaaaaaattaattaaaaaaactctatggggtattttgagctgaaacttcacagacacattcaggggacaccttagacttatattacatcttttaaaaacataatctagggcacctttaaaaaaaaaaatactgacacCAAATTTTGGAATGTATACATTTCAATCATGATGACTGACAACTCTCGGAATAGTTTTGCATGTTAGTTAATGTAAAGAGCATGTTTCTGATTATGGAAATGCTTATGTATTTGGTCTGCTacgctgctgttgattattgctgctgctgctgctgcagagcaagtatggaTTTGCTATTGCTAATAGATACACAAACATGCTGCTGTAAGCATGTtagatatgctgctgctgcatgaatagacatacataaatcctgtagcagatctaggcaggtggagctggggaggtggagggtttcagaggaactctgataGTGTGCTGCAGGATTAGCTTACAAAAAACACTAAAccagaatatttaaatgttgaacAAGCAGTCCCATTTGTtgcaggatcagcagaggccaatcagcttgtACCATGcagtaatgatgtgattgcttgTAGATTGCATGTTAAGGATCTATCAGCCctttagagtttcatgactgaactatatATATCTGTAAACAAACTGTGTATAGTAAAACATCCGaccaaaatgttaaaaatactcACCATTGCAACAGGGACGGTTGCTTGCCTCTGTCCATCTAACTGCCTCTGCCTGATTAGATGCCCTCTGAGACAGGATTGCAAGAGAACTAGATCCTAAGCACAGGAGCAGAAGAATAAAGGAGGACATGAATAATCTACACTCACTGTGGGAGTACAGTACATGTCGGTGTGTTGTACCAACCCGTGTTCGGTGTGAGAGCCAGTGTGTCTGAATGGTCTTAGCCGCTTTGTTCTTCTCTATTGACGCAACCGCTGATGACGGCAATGGTTCTGTGAGTGTTAATGATAAAGAACCATCCTGAACCTGTGGGATGACAAAATATATGacagtttcatatttatgagtTGCCATCTTCACTGTCTTAAAGTGAACTGTTCGTATTTTGAAAGTTATTACCTGACTTGGATCTTGTACTATTCTGAGTTTTCTCTCCTCCTCTAGTTTCTCTTTTAAACAATTGATTTCTACGGTCAGCGCACCCATCTCCTGcctgtaaataaaacatgaaatctaAACTGACTTTAcattctacagaaaaaaaattagttttcaAAATCTTTCATCGAAATGTATTAACTTCCTATACCTTTTTTCTTTCTGCACACGAAACTGAGGTTTTTTACTCAGAAAAATGTCACAGAAGTAAAAGAATTTTTAGTTTTCgatataaattaaacaataacCAGCATCTCTAAAGGAACACAACTGATTTCAATATAGAAAGAACTATTTAGAAGCATTGGAAATATAAATCAGTGTTTAATAAGCTTGTCTCACATAACGGTAACATCACATATGGATTCAATCTTGTGAGAACTCAGCGTCTTCCAAAACAAGCAAAACATCATCACAATATAGTTTTAATTCCCGATTCCTTCATTATAATTTCATGACAAACCTGTGTGTTTGCATCAGTCTCTCATGCTCTCTAATTTGTTCCTTCAGCACATTTTCTACCTCTTTCAGACCTTCATCCTTCTCAGCAGACAACCGCTTTATCTCTTCACTGATAAGACAAGACAAATATTTTCAATCAGATTTACTCTCAAATATGTTAAACATTtcagaaatataataaatgggacatttttttcaatgttttaacactgataataatataaaatattacttgatcaccaaatcagcatattagaataatttctgaaggatcatgtgacaccgaagactgaagtaatgtctttttttttccttttttcttttttatttattcaaatttaatttattatttctttcaaaattttgAAGTGTATGTGCTGTGAGTACACTCACTCTCTCTGGGTTAGTTTTTTCTGTAGTGCCTTTTTCTCTTCTGTAAGTTTCTTTATTGCTCCCCTCAAATGCGCATCATTCTCTGTAACCACAGACGGCTCCATCTCTGTGTTGACAGAatcactctgattggctgattctGACTCCGTGCCTTTCTCCTCTGAGCTCTTCTGTGAGTCTGATGCTTTAGTTATATGAAGATTCTTCATCTGCTCGACTCTCTGAAAAAATGAGACACATAAATTACATTCACATGATGAACATGATCATTACTTTCTACAAGTAATgtttaatacacacacacacagacacacacacaccttttcAAGTTCTAGGATTCGTCGCACAAGTCTCTGTTTACTCCAATCCATATAAcctgtaaatataaaaatatgatacATCATATGACTGAATTCAGCCCTGGCTGCAGGAACAATTTTAAATACTAAATATTTAGTTTAGACCTTTTTTTccttcacatttctgcttgtCATGCTAGGTGACCAGCTAGCCAGTCAACTACACCAGTTGAACACCAAATTGGCCAGGCTTAGACCATCTTAAGCTGGTTTAAGCCAGTCTTTTCAGTATGGTTgttcatagaaaacaatgtttGGTAAAATAGTGTTTCCAGTTCTACTATGAACCTAAGATATGCctgtgtaaatgtaaatacCCTTGGCGCGGCACACAGGGCTGTCCATCATGCTCATCTCTTCCTGTGTCAATTCTTTTTTGAGTTCTTGGTTCTCGTCCTCCAGTTGTTGAACGGTCTTTGTGAGTTTCAGAACCGTGGCACTAAGGGTCTTGTTCTGCCGCCTGATGTCTTTGCACTCCGCCTTATTactgaagagagaaaaaaagagtgaGAGAAAGACTGATTCAAATCACATGGAATCACCATCAAACTATGAGTAAAATTAACAATGTTTGTACCTTCTCTCAGCTGACTCTAACAGTGCTCGCAATCTTTGAACCTAagcatgaaaaataaagaatgTATTACTAAAAaagtaatacagtaaaaagttattatttaGTTAAATACATTTAGTtctatataaattaatataagcTACCTCCTCAAAGTAGGTTTCTACAGTGATCTTCATTTCCTGCATGTTTGTAGTTTTGAAGTCACTCTGAAGCTGACTGTAATGGCAAATACACAATTTATCAGTTTAGGTACAACTTACATTGGGGTCCAATACACTAGAGTTTCTAGTTTATATCaacacaaaattttaaatattaagtgAAAATTTCAATACAGAATTCAAGAGTTTCAGAACATCTTTATGTCTACTGCCTTATTGTCTTATTATTAACATCAAGGGGGTGTTTACACAACATTATTGTGTAAACACAGAAAACTTTTATGCGTTTTGGACATTCATCTACACGACAACTGTGTTTTAGGGGTCTGAAAACGTGAATTTTTTGAAAACGAGTATCAAAGTGCAAATTTTTGAAAACCGttatctctgtgtaaactacaaaaatgcaaatttgtgaaaacagtgtgAATGGGGATTTTGTATgtaaaacttttcaaaaatgcaaagtcttttccatttttagtacattgttgttgtgtaaacgtacccttatAAGTCTTATTAGTATGTCCCCTTTTACTTTAAAGACAGCAGCACTCAAGCTGCATTAACTCCACAAGTTTGTGTAAGacctgatgatcatgttctccagcatgtTAATTATCCAAACTTCAATGTTAGCAAGAATATCTCAAAGTCCGAACAAAGGAGTtcacaaatgtatttatttcataAGTGAACTAGAAATAGTgctaaaaaaactttttgacatttttgatagaaaaatttaaaaatcGTAAAAATTTCCTTGAAACTTTATTTTCAGGttgattattttttgtaatgtcGACTGAGATTTGTTAAAGttctgttaaaggtgccgtagaacgtcttttttaaagatgtaatataagtctaaggtgtcccctgaatgtatctgtgaagtttcagctcaaaataccccatcatttttttttttattcatttttttaactgcctattttggggcatcattaaatatgcgccgatttaggctgcggcccctttaattcctcacgctccccgcccacggagctcgcgcttgccttaaacagcataaacaaagttcacacagctaatataaaaatggatctttacaaagtgttcatcatgcatgctgcatgcatacatcggatcatgtgagtatagtatttatttggatgtttacatttgattctgaatgagtttgatagtatgctccgtggctaaagctaacattacacactgttagagagatttataaagaatgaagttgtgtttatgaattatacagactgcaagtgtttaaaaaatgaaaataacgacagtcttgtctccgtgaatacagtaagaaacgatggtaactttaaccaaatttaacagtacattagcaacatgctaacgaaacatttagaaagacaatttacaaatatcactaaaaatatcatgatatcatggatcatgtcagttattattgctccatctgccatttttcgctattgtccttgcttggtcttttaaacaaatgagatttatataaggagcaaacaacggtgtttgagactcactgtatgtcatttccatgtactgaactcttgttatttaactatgccaagataaattcaatttttaattctagggcacctttaagttcatTCATACTGTATTGATTCCTCAGAACCTGATTAACTGTAtgaatgtataatataaatgaAGTTGGCATCAGACCTCAAGGCATTCTCTTTTTCTTTGCACTGCTGCTCCAATCGTAGAATCCTCTGTTTCAGTCCATTAATGATCTGGTGTGTTTAAAAAGTCtgtgtgtttatattatatcattCATCAAATTAAGAATCAATGATCTGAAGAAACATGATTGTTTTTATGATGGCATACTCACCGATCTAGGATCTGTCTTTCTGTCCACTAAACCCCTTGCATAATCTGGGTCCTATGTGATcaatgcaaaaaataattatttaaacattattatgaATAAGCTCTgagaaaacacttttattttacCCTATTGTCCAAAAGTTAGAGGTCAGTAAGtaatttttactgtaattttttaaatgtttttgaaagaagtctcttatgctcaccaaggctgcatttatttataaatacaataaagcagtaatattgtaaaatattattacagtttaaataactgttttctacattaatttaaaaatattaatataaaaaaaattcagctttttcagtcttcagtgtgtcacatgatccttcagaaatcagtctaatatgctgatttgctgcccaagaaacatttattattattacagctGAAAATATccggattctttgatgaacagaaatttcaatcaatgcaatgcatttttgctgaataaagtattaatttctgaaaaataaaacaatttcataaaagtattttaaaaaatctgaccccaaacttttgaatggtagtgtactgtATGTCTGACATTAATCCACcttgtaaataatgtttttttagattTCATGAAAATCAAATACTCAATATAATAGAAATAATATTCTTTTCAGTTTGAACAGTGTACGAATAATGGCAGCCTGCAGTTGCAGTTACACTGCTTATGCATGTGGTGTGAAACAGGCCACACACTAAGCTACTTGTAATAACTCATATAAACTATTCAGGCTCATCTCTGCTGCTGGATTTGCTGACAACTGCTCATCACCTTCACTGGATCCAGCAGCTGTTCAATTTGCCTGTCTTTCTTAGTGTTGTCTTCTTCAAGACGGCGCAGCTTGGCTTTCATCTTGTCAGATTCAGCCTTTTGGGATTGGATGGCCTGAGAAAAAGGAGAGGAAATATGTGGGTACATGCAATTTCTGTGTGCATACTtctagttaaaaaaaaactacattctAGGTTGGTGATAGGAAATCAAACAAAATTACTTAATACTGTAATAAATCTCAAAAACCATTTCCTCCACTTGCACTGTACAAGGAACTGTGGGTACTATTAACCCAAAAACCTTGCACCggtatttattaaaaatccaGTAGAGATAATACACTATCCAGGAACATTTGGCTTACTATTTTTAACAAACTATGATTTGGAACACACTAATCCTAACCACTAATCCCTGGTATACATATAGTACTGATAGTATTGAGAATTTATATAAAGCCCAATTCGTTGAAAACATGCCATCTGATGTAATCAAAATTCTAAAAACACATCCTCAAAAACACTTTCAGTACACGTCAGCGAGTGAGTGTACGAGAGGTGAGCTTCACCTTTTTTAGATCCATTATTTCATCATACATTTCTTCCTTTTCTTTGTAGACTGGGGTCCCTGCAACATAACCTGATAGAAttgtaaaaacaacaaaatttaaaaaataacaccTGTTATATGGACAATTCAGGTCGATATATTTAGTTTTATCTCACCGTTAGATGCAGAGCAGGAATATTTTGGCTTTTTCATTCCTAAGGCCTCCTTCAAATATTCAGGTGTGCTGGTCATGGAGATGCCTGTCTGTGTGACACTGTAATCTGCTCCTTTTGGAGACTTTGACAACGCCcctgaaataaacaaaatttaaccctgtaaagcctaacatatgaaataataatcagaaaaatttatttttactgaGACTGACAGgttagagaagaaattgttgaataaagttatttttgttttgtttttgtgcacaaaaaagtattctcgtcggctcataatattaaggttaaaccactgtagtcatgttgactattttaatgatgtctttactacttttctggaccttgaatgtggtaattttattgctttctatgggagattaaaaaaaaaccactcggatttcatcaaaaattatcttaatagacccttttcacagactgtgatgatgcATTCATCAATATCGGTCATGAACGGCCATCAATATCGTAAATCCTGCAAagctttttatattttcattaaaaaaaaaaaaaaatgtaagtacatttataacactttacttagtattatattatttttgcatcaaattacaaaaaactagttaacgctgctgtgagggtgtttctaatagaccaatttggtgtttgcaaacagcgatgacgtttttttgtgggcggagcctagctggttgcagaaaatgacagttgagcagtagaagtctatggaagccacgaaataaaagaataaaaaaagttaatttcgagtttatatctcacaattctgacttttatttctcgcaaatctgagtttacaaatctgagtttacatctcacatttcttacaaagaaaaacagaattgtcagatatactcgttattcttttatcttttctgaattgcaattccGCAATTGCaaatcccgcaattctgactttttccccctcagaattgtgaaataaactcataattgcgagttataaagtccgaactgggagcAATAAaaacgcaaatgcaagaaaaaaaaagtcagaattgtgaaataaaaattattatgtttaaaagttatctatgtaaaatactataggtttaaattattttaattataattatttcatgatgtaactgctatgtatgtatgtcctctgaactgcatatgtgaatattatgtacacttactgtttacatcaaattcctgctttaatagtagactaatccttacagatgtcatcagtccagtctgtgaaacgtctctgtttatcttcaaaggacgtttttaacgatggttttctttaaaaatgaagactatattttttgcattccgattccaacatccagaggcaacaacaaaacatttttctctttttctgtggattttgcacattttccttcaaTTGCTACCACTATTAttctgcaaccagtatgcgcgcgcagctgcaagtgacgtaattgtgacgtctgctccaaagtggtctataCAGTGGAAGTGACGGTaaaaaatgacatctttctctcttctgactgccgttATCAGTCGCTTAAAAGTTAtgaaaacactattgtggaaacacaaaaaatatatttaatgtattcattCACCGCTATAGAATCTTGCCTaactatgacgacttccgcttctgagaaTTCTGGAAATGTGAGGGGtctatttgtgttctgaagctGAACAAAGGTCTCatgtgtagaacgacatgagggtgagtaattaatgacagaaactaaccctttaaattacatTTGCATGTCTTTCAAATGCATAGCTATACATTTTGATGGAGCACAAAGGTTTGCTTTGAATGTGATTTCTGTGGTAATTATTTT from Megalobrama amblycephala isolate DHTTF-2021 linkage group LG7, ASM1881202v1, whole genome shotgun sequence harbors:
- the iqce gene encoding IQ domain-containing protein E isoform X5, whose protein sequence is MMSVVAGELVTEEEVEDLAEDSLCSSYVSDTEKSRKKKALGRPPPSPKSPYLNSANLHLKKTPVSSWRTVKGTQLQNCKTPPAGTPRDVWLHLQNDGHGALSKSPKGADYSVTQTGISMTSTPEYLKEALGMKKPKYSCSASNGYVAGTPVYKEKEEMYDEIMDLKKAIQSQKAESDKMKAKLRRLEEDNTKKDRQIEQLLDPVKDPDYARGLVDRKTDPRSIINGLKQRILRLEQQCKEKENALSQLQSDFKTTNMQEMKITVETYFEEVQRLRALLESAERSNKAECKDIRRQNKTLSATVLKLTKTVQQLEDENQELKKELTQEEMSMMDSPVCRAKGYMDWSKQRLVRRILELEKRVEQMKNLHITKASDSQKSSEEKGTESESANQSDSVNTEMEPSVVTENDAHLRGAIKKLTEEKKALQKKLTQRDEEIKRLSAEKDEGLKEVENVLKEQIREHERLMQTHRQEMGALTVEINCLKEKLEEERKLRIVQDPSQVQDGSLSLTLTEPLPSSAVASIEKNKAAKTIQTHWLSHRTRDLVLLQSCLRGHLIRQRQLDGQRQATVPVAMSQSGMNTQAVQEEEVTLLQAVFRAHLKRMDRASTVTQSKSLIHLKKQYLSTPPLLPTGSPHAMFTNKTQTSGQLKIHQQQPATETPKTVDSDDSDDIIVSPSRPLRKREKCFSPFNANDLI
- the iqce gene encoding IQ domain-containing protein E isoform X4; its protein translation is MMSVVAGELVTEEEVEDLAEDSLCSSYVSDTEKKSRKKKALGRPPPSPKSPYLNSANLHLKKTPVSSWRTVKGTQLQNCKTPPAGTPRDVWLHLQNDGHGALSKSPKGADYSVTQTGISMTSTPEYLKEALGMKKPKYSCSASNGYVAGTPVYKEKEEMYDEIMDLKKAIQSQKAESDKMKAKLRRLEEDNTKKDRQIEQLLDPVKDPDYARGLVDRKTDPRSIINGLKQRILRLEQQCKEKENALSQLQSDFKTTNMQEMKITVETYFEEVQRLRALLESAERSNKAECKDIRRQNKTLSATVLKLTKTVQQLEDENQELKKELTQEEMSMMDSPVCRAKGYMDWSKQRLVRRILELEKRVEQMKNLHITKASDSQKSSEEKGTESESANQSDSVNTEMEPSVVTENDAHLRGAIKKLTEEKKALQKKLTQRDEEIKRLSAEKDEGLKEVENVLKEQIREHERLMQTHRQEMGALTVEINCLKEKLEEERKLRIVQDPSQVQDGSLSLTLTEPLPSSAVASIEKNKAAKTIQTHWLSHRTRDLVLLQSCLRGHLIRQRQLDGQRQATVPVAMSQSGMNTQAVQEEEVTLLQAVFRAHLKRMDRASTVTQSKSLIHLKKQYLSTPPLLPTGSPHAMFTNKTQTSGQLKIHQQQPATETPKTVDSDDSDDIIVSPSRPLRKREKCFSPFNANDLI
- the iqce gene encoding IQ domain-containing protein E isoform X3; translation: MMSVVAGELVTEEEVEDLAEDSLCSSYVSDTEKKSRKKKALGRPPPSPKSPYLNSANLHLKKTPVSSWRTVKGTQLQNCKTPPAGTPRDVWLHLQNDGHGALSKSPKGADYSVTQTGISMTSTPEYLKEALGMKKPKYSCSASNGTPVYKEKEEMYDEIMDLKKAIQSQKAESDKMKAKLRRLEEDNTKKDRQIEQLLDPVKDPDYARGLVDRKTDPRSIINGLKQRILRLEQQCKEKENALSQLQSDFKTTNMQEMKITVETYFEEVQRLRALLESAERSNKAECKDIRRQNKTLSATVLKLTKTVQQLEDENQELKKELTQEEMSMMDSPVCRAKGYMDWSKQRLVRRILELEKRVEQMKNLHITKASDSQKSSEEKGTESESANQSDSVNTEMEPSVVTENDAHLRGAIKKLTEEKKALQKKLTQRDEEIKRLSAEKDEGLKEVENVLKEQIREHERLMQTHRQEMGALTVEINCLKEKLEEERKLRIVQDPSQVQDGSLSLTLTEPLPSSAVASIEKNKAAKTIQTHWLSHRTRDLVLLQSCLRGHLIRQRQLDGQRQATVPVAMSQSGMNTQAVQEEEVTLLQAVFRAHLKRMDRASTVTQSKSLIHLKKQYLSTPPLLPTGSPHAMFTNKTQTSGVTHNNSEETAEKLNPAYNDELRDKRSIPGQLKIHQQQPATETPKTVDSDDSDDIIVSPSRPLRKREKCFSPFNANDLI
- the iqce gene encoding IQ domain-containing protein E isoform X2, producing MMSVVAGELVTEEEVEDLAEDSLCSSYVSDTEKSRKKKALGRPPPSPKSPYLNSANLHLKKTPVSSWRTVKGTQLQNCKTPPAGTPRDVWLHLQNDGHGALSKSPKGADYSVTQTGISMTSTPEYLKEALGMKKPKYSCSASNGYVAGTPVYKEKEEMYDEIMDLKKAIQSQKAESDKMKAKLRRLEEDNTKKDRQIEQLLDPVKDPDYARGLVDRKTDPRSIINGLKQRILRLEQQCKEKENALSQLQSDFKTTNMQEMKITVETYFEEVQRLRALLESAERSNKAECKDIRRQNKTLSATVLKLTKTVQQLEDENQELKKELTQEEMSMMDSPVCRAKGYMDWSKQRLVRRILELEKRVEQMKNLHITKASDSQKSSEEKGTESESANQSDSVNTEMEPSVVTENDAHLRGAIKKLTEEKKALQKKLTQRDEEIKRLSAEKDEGLKEVENVLKEQIREHERLMQTHRQEMGALTVEINCLKEKLEEERKLRIVQDPSQVQDGSLSLTLTEPLPSSAVASIEKNKAAKTIQTHWLSHRTRDLVLLQSCLRGHLIRQRQLDGQRQATVPVAMSQSGMNTQAVQEEEVTLLQAVFRAHLKRMDRASTVTQSKSLIHLKKQYLSTPPLLPTGSPHAMFTNKTQTSGVTHNNSEETAEKLNPAYNDELRDKRSIPGQLKIHQQQPATETPKTVDSDDSDDIIVSPSRPLRKREKCFSPFNANDLI
- the iqce gene encoding IQ domain-containing protein E isoform X1, producing the protein MMSVVAGELVTEEEVEDLAEDSLCSSYVSDTEKKSRKKKALGRPPPSPKSPYLNSANLHLKKTPVSSWRTVKGTQLQNCKTPPAGTPRDVWLHLQNDGHGALSKSPKGADYSVTQTGISMTSTPEYLKEALGMKKPKYSCSASNGYVAGTPVYKEKEEMYDEIMDLKKAIQSQKAESDKMKAKLRRLEEDNTKKDRQIEQLLDPVKDPDYARGLVDRKTDPRSIINGLKQRILRLEQQCKEKENALSQLQSDFKTTNMQEMKITVETYFEEVQRLRALLESAERSNKAECKDIRRQNKTLSATVLKLTKTVQQLEDENQELKKELTQEEMSMMDSPVCRAKGYMDWSKQRLVRRILELEKRVEQMKNLHITKASDSQKSSEEKGTESESANQSDSVNTEMEPSVVTENDAHLRGAIKKLTEEKKALQKKLTQRDEEIKRLSAEKDEGLKEVENVLKEQIREHERLMQTHRQEMGALTVEINCLKEKLEEERKLRIVQDPSQVQDGSLSLTLTEPLPSSAVASIEKNKAAKTIQTHWLSHRTRDLVLLQSCLRGHLIRQRQLDGQRQATVPVAMSQSGMNTQAVQEEEVTLLQAVFRAHLKRMDRASTVTQSKSLIHLKKQYLSTPPLLPTGSPHAMFTNKTQTSGVTHNNSEETAEKLNPAYNDELRDKRSIPGQLKIHQQQPATETPKTVDSDDSDDIIVSPSRPLRKREKCFSPFNANDLI